A section of the Streptomyces sp. SLBN-118 genome encodes:
- a CDS encoding CdaR family transcriptional regulator, which translates to MAEQGRPEEYLTGYTQVLARASATGRKLTRHELESLRTRGEQAAEAGIGLRALVRAHLCAAQAVRPELPHSAADHLLAAVEQAVDAFAEGHERAQRLAVRQEEAARREFIDDLLYGRSDLGRLAERAERFGLLLSHAHAVAVAQGAEQYDDGYPVTRRIESSLVARFGDRRILLTTKDGRLICIAPGDQPDVLSFFAKQAYAGTDGGRVAIGRAHPGAGGVVHSYEEALNALELAGRMDLEGPLLHAADLLVYPVLTRDRQAMADLVRSVLGPLQEARGGAQPLIDTLTAYFDTGCVTAAAARRLSLSVRAMTYRLDRIHKLTGADPGDPVHRYTLQTAVIGARLLDWPATAI; encoded by the coding sequence ATGGCCGAGCAAGGGAGACCCGAGGAGTATCTGACGGGGTACACCCAGGTCCTGGCACGTGCCAGCGCCACCGGCCGGAAACTGACCCGCCACGAACTGGAATCGCTCCGGACCCGGGGCGAGCAGGCCGCAGAAGCAGGCATCGGGCTGCGTGCCCTGGTCCGAGCCCACCTCTGTGCCGCCCAGGCCGTCCGTCCCGAGCTGCCCCATTCCGCCGCCGACCATCTCCTCGCCGCCGTCGAGCAGGCCGTGGACGCCTTCGCGGAGGGCCATGAACGGGCACAGCGTCTCGCGGTACGCCAGGAGGAGGCGGCCCGCCGCGAGTTCATCGACGACCTGCTGTACGGGCGCAGCGACCTCGGCCGCCTCGCCGAGCGCGCCGAGCGATTCGGGCTGCTCCTCTCCCACGCCCACGCGGTCGCCGTGGCGCAGGGCGCCGAGCAGTACGACGACGGCTATCCCGTCACCCGGCGGATCGAGTCGTCCCTCGTCGCCCGTTTCGGAGACCGCCGCATCCTCCTCACCACGAAGGACGGACGGCTGATCTGTATCGCGCCCGGCGATCAGCCGGATGTGCTCAGCTTCTTCGCCAAGCAGGCCTACGCCGGGACGGACGGCGGCCGGGTGGCCATCGGCCGTGCCCACCCCGGCGCCGGAGGAGTTGTCCACTCCTACGAGGAGGCACTCAACGCCCTCGAGCTGGCCGGACGCATGGACCTCGAAGGTCCGCTTCTGCACGCGGCCGATCTGCTGGTCTACCCGGTGCTCACCCGGGACCGGCAAGCAATGGCCGACCTTGTGCGGAGCGTTCTCGGTCCGCTCCAGGAGGCCCGCGGCGGCGCCCAGCCGCTGATCGACACGCTCACCGCCTACTTCGACACGGGCTGCGTGACCGCCGCGGCGGCCCGGCGCCTCTCCCTGAGCGTCCGGGCCATGACCTACCGGCTCGACCGCATCCACAAACTGACAGGAGCCGACCCCGGCGACCCCGTCCACCGCTACACCCTCCAGACAGCGGTCATCGGCGCCCGGCTCCTGGACTGGCCCGCCACGGCCATCTGA
- a CDS encoding SulP family inorganic anion transporter: MSSSALSPAAWLRGSRRPSWLSDPKVLRTEVLAGLVVALALIPEAISFSIIAGVDPAIGLFASFTMAVTIAVVGGRPAMISAATGAVALVIAPLNREHGFGYLVAAVILAGVFQIVLGALGVAKLMRFVPRSVMVGFVNSLAILIFMAQVPEMTDVPWAVYPLIAAGLALMVFFPRVTTVVPAPLVSIVILAVITVAAGIAVPTVGDKGALPSSLPVPGLPDVPFTLDTLTTVAPYALAMALVGLMESLMTAKLVDDITDTHSSKTRESVGQGIANIVTGFFGGMGGCAMIGQTMINVRVSGARTRLSTFLAGALLMVLCIVFGPVVSDIPMAALVAVMVMVSVATFDWHSIAPKTLKRMPAGELTVMVVTVACVVATHNLAIGVVAGSLTAMVIFAKRVAHLAEVTTVTGPDSATVVYRVTGELFFASSDDLVGQFNYVTDPDKVVIDLSAAHIWDASSVAALDAIEAKYAQRGKNVEIIGLNEPSARIHKTLSGELAGSH, from the coding sequence TTGTCCTCCTCCGCACTGTCCCCGGCCGCGTGGCTGCGTGGCTCCCGGCGTCCGTCCTGGCTGTCCGACCCGAAGGTGCTGCGCACCGAGGTGCTGGCCGGACTCGTGGTCGCCCTGGCGCTGATCCCGGAGGCGATCTCCTTCTCGATCATCGCCGGGGTCGATCCGGCCATCGGCCTGTTCGCCTCGTTCACGATGGCCGTGACCATCGCGGTCGTCGGCGGCCGTCCGGCCATGATCTCCGCGGCCACCGGCGCGGTTGCTCTGGTCATCGCCCCGCTCAACCGCGAGCACGGCTTCGGCTACCTCGTCGCCGCGGTCATCTTGGCCGGCGTCTTCCAGATCGTCCTCGGCGCGCTCGGCGTCGCCAAGCTGATGAGGTTCGTGCCGCGCAGCGTGATGGTCGGCTTCGTCAACTCCCTCGCCATCCTCATCTTCATGGCACAGGTGCCGGAGATGACGGACGTGCCCTGGGCCGTCTATCCGCTGATCGCGGCCGGGCTGGCGCTGATGGTGTTCTTCCCGAGGGTCACCACGGTGGTCCCGGCGCCGCTGGTGTCGATCGTGATCCTCGCCGTCATCACGGTCGCGGCCGGGATCGCGGTGCCGACGGTGGGCGACAAGGGCGCCCTGCCGTCCTCCCTCCCCGTGCCCGGCCTGCCGGACGTGCCGTTCACCCTGGACACCCTGACGACCGTCGCACCTTACGCGCTCGCCATGGCGCTGGTCGGCCTGATGGAGTCGCTGATGACGGCCAAGCTGGTCGACGACATCACCGACACCCACTCCTCCAAGACCCGCGAATCCGTCGGCCAGGGCATCGCCAACATCGTCACCGGCTTCTTCGGCGGCATGGGCGGCTGCGCCATGATCGGCCAGACGATGATCAACGTGCGGGTCTCCGGCGCCCGCACCCGGCTGTCGACGTTCCTGGCGGGCGCGTTGCTGATGGTGCTGTGCATCGTGTTCGGGCCGGTCGTCTCCGACATCCCCATGGCCGCACTCGTCGCGGTGATGGTCATGGTCTCGGTGGCCACCTTCGACTGGCACTCCATCGCGCCGAAGACGCTCAAGCGAATGCCGGCCGGGGAGCTCACCGTCATGGTGGTCACCGTCGCGTGTGTGGTCGCCACCCACAACCTCGCCATCGGCGTCGTCGCCGGCTCCCTGACCGCCATGGTCATCTTCGCCAAGCGCGTCGCCCACCTCGCGGAAGTCACCACCGTCACCGGCCCCGACAGCGCCACCGTCGTCTACCGGGTCACCGGCGAACTCTTCTTCGCCTCCTCCGACGACCTCGTCGGCCAGTTCAACTACGTCACCGACCCCGACAAGGTCGTCATCGACCTCTCCGCCGCCCACATCTGGGACGCCTCCTCCGTCGCCGCCCTGGACGCCATCGAGGCCAAGTACGCCCAACGCGGCAAGAACGTGGAAATCATCGGGCTGAACGAGCCCAGCGCCCGAATCCACAAGACGCTCAGCGGCGAACTCGCCGGCAGCCACTGA
- a CDS encoding MerR family transcriptional regulator yields the protein MSSEHMQIGEVAARTELSLRTIRHYEETGLVIPSARSQGGFRLYTEADVARLMVIRRMKPLGFTLEEMRALLEATERLDSGEELPPEERESLLERIRGFEQAAQQRVEDLRTQLSRAQEFAATLAKRLTRTPTP from the coding sequence GTGAGCAGCGAGCACATGCAGATCGGCGAGGTCGCAGCACGGACCGAGCTGTCGCTGCGCACCATCCGGCACTACGAGGAAACCGGCCTCGTCATCCCCTCCGCCCGCTCCCAGGGCGGCTTCCGCCTCTACACCGAGGCCGACGTCGCCCGCCTGATGGTCATCCGCCGCATGAAGCCGCTCGGCTTCACCCTCGAGGAGATGCGCGCCCTGCTGGAGGCCACCGAGCGCCTCGACTCGGGAGAGGAGCTGCCGCCCGAGGAGCGCGAATCACTGCTGGAGCGGATCCGCGGCTTCGAGCAGGCCGCCCAGCAACGGGTCGAGGATCTGCGCACCCAGCTGTCCCGGGCGCAGGAGTTCGCGGCCACACTGGCAAAGCGCCTCACCCGGACTCCCACGCCCTGA
- a CDS encoding YibE/F family protein — MGDGHARVTGAGLGHGPGGGHDHDHGGDHGHGLDPGSGSGGGHGHTHSHGPAAPVSKHLRKVIAAILIPFTAAVVVGLAVLWPGGAPPHARTGVGFDRQTQQATVTKVASVSCKAVNASGETPTGDTSTAEGSSAQQEASGTCKKATIRVDTGKDKGRTFTEIVQPDQSRQLHEGEKVVAAYEPSAPKDLQYSVTDVNRKFPMVLLAGIFAIAVVVVGRMRGVMALVALAVSFMVLTFFILPAILQGSNPLLVAVVGASAIMLIALYMCHGLSARTSVAVLGTLLSLVLIGLLGSGFIDWAALTGNTDDSTGLIHGLYPSIDMSGLLLAGVIIGSLGVLDDVTVTQTSAVWELHEANPSMGWRGLYRAGIRIGRDHIASVVNTLVLAYAGAALPLLLLFSIAQSSVGTVANSELVAEEIVRTLVGSIGLVASVPVTTALAALVVSADRSGPQAATATAGAEAASGGPAAGRSGRGRRRKR; from the coding sequence ATGGGCGACGGGCACGCCAGAGTCACTGGCGCCGGACTTGGGCACGGTCCCGGCGGCGGGCACGACCACGATCATGGCGGCGACCATGGACACGGTCTCGATCCCGGCTCTGGTTCTGGTGGGGGGCACGGTCACACGCACAGCCATGGTCCGGCGGCCCCGGTCTCCAAGCATCTGCGCAAGGTCATCGCGGCGATCCTCATACCGTTCACAGCGGCCGTGGTGGTCGGGCTCGCGGTGCTGTGGCCCGGCGGTGCCCCGCCGCACGCGCGCACCGGCGTGGGATTCGACCGGCAGACCCAGCAGGCGACGGTCACCAAGGTCGCGAGCGTGAGCTGCAAGGCGGTGAACGCCTCGGGCGAGACCCCGACCGGCGACACGTCCACCGCTGAGGGCTCTTCCGCCCAGCAAGAGGCGAGCGGCACCTGCAAGAAGGCGACGATCCGCGTCGACACCGGCAAGGACAAGGGCCGTACGTTCACCGAGATCGTTCAGCCGGACCAGTCGCGGCAGTTGCACGAGGGTGAGAAGGTCGTGGCCGCCTACGAGCCCTCCGCGCCGAAGGACCTGCAGTACTCGGTCACCGACGTGAACCGGAAGTTCCCGATGGTGCTGCTCGCCGGCATCTTTGCTATCGCCGTCGTGGTGGTGGGCCGGATGCGTGGCGTGATGGCCCTGGTCGCGCTGGCCGTCAGTTTCATGGTGCTGACCTTCTTCATCCTGCCCGCGATCCTGCAGGGCTCGAACCCGCTGCTGGTGGCAGTCGTCGGGGCCAGCGCCATCATGCTGATCGCCCTCTACATGTGCCATGGCCTCTCGGCCCGCACGTCGGTCGCGGTGCTCGGCACACTGCTCTCGCTGGTGCTGATCGGCCTGCTCGGCTCCGGGTTCATCGACTGGGCAGCGCTGACCGGCAACACCGACGACAGCACCGGCCTGATCCACGGCCTGTATCCGAGCATTGACATGAGCGGTCTGCTGCTCGCGGGCGTCATCATCGGTTCGCTCGGTGTCCTCGACGACGTGACGGTCACGCAGACGTCGGCGGTCTGGGAGCTGCACGAGGCCAATCCGTCGATGGGCTGGCGCGGGTTGTACCGGGCGGGCATCCGCATCGGCCGCGACCACATCGCATCGGTCGTCAACACCCTTGTCCTCGCCTACGCCGGCGCCGCCCTGCCGCTGCTGCTGCTCTTCTCCATCGCGCAGAGCAGTGTGGGGACGGTCGCCAACAGCGAGCTGGTGGCCGAGGAGATCGTGCGCACGCTGGTGGGCTCGATCGGCCTGGTCGCCTCGGTGCCGGTCACCACGGCGCTGGCTGCCCTGGTGGTCTCGGCCGACCGATCCGGTCCCCAGGCGGCAACGGCGACAGCGGGCGCGGAGGCGGCGTCCGGCGGACCGGCTGCGGGCCGGAGTGGGAGAGGGCGTCGGCGGAAGCGGTAG
- a CDS encoding S8 family peptidase, producing the protein MAVMRHSRRRLAAISATATAVLAAGLVSALPAGAAPAAPEGRIQYEGAANSVAGSYIVTLKSNAAKAGSAEGRALAKHYGATIERTYRKALNGYAIEASEAEAKRFAADPAVASVVQNRTFHIDATQTNPPSWGLDRIDQKNLPLDSKYTYPDSAGQGVTAYIVDTGVRITHTDFGGRASYGYDAVDNDNTAQDGNGHGTHVAGTVAGNAYGVAKKAKIVAVRVLNNSGSGTTAQVVAGIDWVAQNHSGPSVANMSLGGGADSALDTAVRNAIASGVTFAVAAGNDSSNASNYSPARVSEAITVGSTTSSDARSSFSNYGSILDIFAPGSSITSSWNSSDTATNTISGTSMATPHVTGAAAVYLADHPGSTPAQVASGLVAAASTGVVGNPGTGSPNRLLNVGGGTTTPPGPRFENAADYAINDNSTVESPVTVSGVSGNAPSALAVEVHIVHTYIGDLQVQLIAPDGTAYTLKSYGTGGSSDNINTTYSVNASSEIANGTWKLRVSDNADLDTGKIDSWALQF; encoded by the coding sequence ATGGCAGTGATGCGTCATTCCCGCCGAAGACTGGCCGCGATCAGCGCCACGGCCACCGCGGTGCTCGCCGCGGGCCTCGTCTCCGCCCTCCCCGCCGGCGCCGCTCCGGCCGCTCCCGAAGGCCGCATCCAGTACGAGGGGGCGGCGAACTCCGTCGCCGGCAGCTACATCGTGACCCTGAAGTCGAACGCGGCGAAGGCCGGCTCCGCCGAGGGCCGGGCCCTGGCCAAGCACTACGGCGCCACGATCGAGCGCACGTACCGCAAGGCCCTGAACGGCTATGCGATCGAGGCGTCCGAGGCGGAGGCAAAGCGATTCGCCGCCGACCCGGCCGTCGCGTCCGTCGTCCAGAACCGCACCTTCCACATTGACGCGACCCAGACCAACCCGCCCTCTTGGGGCCTGGACCGCATCGACCAGAAGAACCTCCCGCTGGACAGCAAGTACACCTACCCGGACTCCGCCGGGCAGGGCGTGACGGCGTACATCGTCGACACCGGTGTCCGCATCACGCACACCGACTTCGGCGGTCGCGCCTCCTACGGCTACGACGCTGTCGACAACGACAACACAGCCCAGGACGGCAACGGCCACGGCACACACGTCGCCGGCACCGTCGCCGGGAACGCCTACGGCGTCGCCAAGAAGGCGAAGATCGTCGCCGTCCGCGTGCTCAACAACTCAGGCTCCGGCACCACCGCCCAAGTTGTCGCCGGCATCGACTGGGTCGCCCAGAACCACTCCGGCCCGTCCGTCGCCAACATGTCTCTCGGCGGCGGCGCCGACAGCGCCCTCGACACCGCCGTACGCAACGCCATCGCCTCCGGAGTCACCTTCGCCGTCGCTGCCGGCAATGACAGCTCCAACGCCTCCAACTACTCGCCCGCGCGCGTGAGCGAGGCCATTACGGTCGGCTCGACCACCTCCAGCGACGCCCGCTCCAGTTTCTCCAACTACGGCTCCATCCTGGACATCTTCGCACCGGGCTCGTCCATCACCTCGTCCTGGAACTCCAGCGACACCGCGACGAACACGATCTCTGGCACGTCGATGGCGACACCGCACGTGACAGGCGCGGCAGCGGTCTATTTGGCGGACCATCCCGGCTCCACGCCCGCGCAGGTCGCCTCCGGCCTCGTCGCCGCCGCCTCCACCGGCGTCGTCGGCAACCCGGGCACCGGCTCGCCCAACCGCCTCCTGAACGTCGGCGGTGGAACGACCACGCCTCCCGGCCCGCGCTTCGAGAACGCCGCCGACTACGCGATCAACGACAACTCCACGGTCGAGTCGCCCGTCACCGTCAGCGGCGTCTCGGGCAACGCGCCCTCGGCCCTGGCCGTCGAGGTCCACATCGTCCACACCTACATCGGCGACCTCCAGGTCCAGCTGATCGCCCCCGACGGCACCGCGTACACGCTCAAGTCGTACGGCACCGGCGGCAGTTCGGACAACATCAACACCACGTACTCCGTCAACGCCTCCTCCGAGATCGCGAACGGCACATGGAAACTGAGGGTCAGCGACAACGCCGACCTGGACACGGGGAAGATCGACTCCTGGGCGCTCCAGTTCTGA
- a CDS encoding permease, with the protein MPYGTPERRPFAEAVGRRAIRWAQPVGAAQPLPQPALAVPVAGMAGAVLPGCECASVPVAGALVRRGITPAAALAFLVRDDSTGRRGLAGCSARDVCTPLALAPAPVVQAFQKKTAVMRFSSRV; encoded by the coding sequence ATGCCGTACGGAACCCCAGAACGCCGCCCCTTTGCTGAGGCCGTCGGACGACGGGCGATCCGGTGGGCGCAGCCAGTCGGTGCGGCCCAGCCGCTGCCACAACCAGCCCTGGCGGTGCCGGTCGCCGGGATGGCCGGGGCGGTCCTGCCCGGATGCGAGTGCGCCTCCGTGCCGGTGGCCGGGGCGCTGGTGCGCCGGGGCATCACCCCCGCGGCGGCGTTGGCGTTCCTGGTGCGTGACGACAGCACAGGCCGGCGGGGGCTCGCTGGATGCTCGGCCAGGGATGTGTGCACACCCCTGGCACTCGCTCCGGCTCCCGTGGTTCAGGCCTTCCAGAAGAAGACGGCTGTCATGCGCTTCTCCTCCAGGGTCTGA
- a CDS encoding TIGR03943 family putative permease subunit, which produces MNRQAQAVVLFLVGGAALRAGFTDLYLRYVKAGLRPLLLVAGIVLIVAAIATVWYELRRPRVTEENQPEREHHDLRGHAHREPRIAWLLALPLLALVLVAPPALGSYSAMRTGTGLQKPWGFPALPVGDPIQLSVVDYAGRAVYDHGRSLNDRQIKVTGFITFDGSGAPYLTRMILNCCAADALPVKIGLSGQIPPVLKPDAWLEVTGTYTSKQTKDPVNDGAIPFLNISHARPVPAPHDQYEE; this is translated from the coding sequence GTGAACCGGCAGGCGCAAGCAGTCGTGCTGTTCCTCGTCGGCGGGGCGGCGCTGCGCGCCGGTTTCACCGACCTCTACCTGCGTTACGTCAAGGCCGGGTTGCGACCGTTGCTGCTGGTGGCCGGCATCGTCCTGATCGTCGCCGCCATCGCCACCGTCTGGTACGAACTGCGTCGGCCGCGCGTAACCGAGGAGAACCAGCCTGAGCGTGAGCACCACGACCTGCGCGGCCACGCCCACCGCGAACCGCGCATCGCCTGGCTCCTGGCCCTGCCCCTGCTCGCTCTCGTCTTGGTTGCCCCACCCGCACTGGGCTCCTACAGCGCCATGCGCACCGGAACGGGCCTGCAAAAGCCCTGGGGTTTCCCCGCCCTCCCCGTCGGCGACCCCATCCAGCTCAGCGTCGTCGACTACGCCGGGCGAGCCGTTTACGACCACGGACGCTCACTCAACGACCGGCAGATCAAAGTCACCGGCTTCATCACCTTCGACGGCAGCGGCGCACCCTACCTGACCCGCATGATCCTCAACTGCTGCGCTGCCGACGCCCTGCCCGTCAAGATCGGCCTGTCGGGACAGATTCCTCCCGTCCTCAAGCCCGACGCGTGGCTCGAAGTCACCGGCACCTACACCAGCAAGCAGACCAAAGACCCCGTCAACGACGGCGCCATCCCATTCCTCAACATCAGCCATGCCAGACCGGTCCCTGCCCCACACGACCAGTACGAAGAGTGA
- the rpmF gene encoding 50S ribosomal protein L32 produces the protein MAVPKRKMSRSNTRHRRAQWKASTPQLVPITVDGVAHLVPQRLAKAYERGLLRPEG, from the coding sequence ATGGCCGTACCCAAGCGGAAGATGTCCCGCAGCAACACCCGCCACCGCCGCGCCCAGTGGAAGGCCAGCACACCGCAGCTCGTGCCGATCACGGTCGACGGCGTCGCCCATCTGGTGCCCCAGCGGCTGGCCAAGGCGTACGAGCGCGGTCTGCTGCGCCCCGAAGGCTGA